The Fimbriimonas ginsengisoli Gsoil 348 genome window below encodes:
- a CDS encoding uridine kinase family protein — protein sequence MNRQDAPRNPSPILIGVAGGSGSGKTWLARQVCALVGEGAGLVSMDQYFRTEDSPDVKGVNFDHPSHLDIDQLVGDLRKIRAGESVRLPSYDFRRMVQTPEAIELPPCKVVIVEGLFVLSAPIVDLLDFTCFLGVDKDQALLGRLLRDFDERSHDVSQTIDRYQRFVRPSYEVFVAPTRHNADVVIDFTFRRAYFTELLATMVREIIHSNLDVETFSQAVRSDNYRLGYKADESVMPATVDIRELARIYPEHVLYRRPLLSGSSFEEEENEHD from the coding sequence GTGAATCGCCAAGATGCGCCCCGAAACCCCTCGCCCATCCTGATCGGCGTCGCGGGAGGGTCAGGTTCTGGAAAGACGTGGCTAGCGCGCCAGGTTTGCGCCCTCGTTGGTGAGGGCGCCGGGCTCGTCAGCATGGATCAATACTTCCGAACTGAGGACTCTCCGGACGTCAAGGGGGTGAATTTCGACCATCCCAGCCATCTGGACATCGACCAATTGGTTGGGGACCTGAGAAAGATTCGAGCCGGAGAATCGGTCCGCCTTCCGAGCTACGACTTCCGCCGGATGGTGCAGACCCCGGAGGCAATCGAGCTGCCTCCTTGCAAGGTCGTGATCGTCGAAGGTCTGTTTGTCCTCTCCGCGCCGATCGTGGACCTTCTCGATTTCACCTGCTTTCTAGGCGTCGACAAAGACCAGGCGTTGCTCGGGCGCCTCCTTCGTGACTTCGACGAGCGGAGCCACGATGTTTCGCAGACAATCGACCGGTATCAGCGTTTCGTAAGGCCGAGCTACGAGGTCTTCGTCGCACCCACCCGACACAATGCCGACGTGGTTATCGACTTCACGTTTAGGCGGGCTTATTTTACGGAGCTGTTGGCGACCATGGTTCGAGAAATCATCCATTCGAACTTGGACGTCGAGACCTTCTCACAGGCGGTTCGATCCGACAACTATCGCCTCGGATACAAGGCCGACGAGTCGGTAATGCCGGCAACCGTCGACATCCGCGAGTTAGCTCGGATATATCCGGAGCATGTTCTCTACCGCCGCCCCTTACTATCGGGAAGTTCATTTGAAGAGGAGGAAAACGAACATGATTAA
- a CDS encoding pyridoxamine 5'-phosphate oxidase family protein, protein MIKVLPEAEIWEVVDSCAHAHLGCYANGKSYVVPVSFVRDGNRIFGLTSAGLKIDMMRENPKVCLQFEEITSLTMWRSAILWGQFQELEGAERAQAAGAMFDKYGPGFEGTELRKGRDVTPPRLDHTPSPQIAYAITISEFSGRSEGS, encoded by the coding sequence ATGATTAAAGTGCTACCGGAAGCCGAAATCTGGGAGGTCGTGGACTCATGCGCCCACGCCCATCTTGGGTGCTACGCGAACGGCAAGAGCTATGTGGTTCCGGTGAGCTTCGTACGAGACGGCAACCGCATTTTTGGCCTGACCTCCGCCGGCTTAAAGATAGACATGATGCGGGAGAACCCTAAAGTCTGTCTTCAGTTTGAAGAGATAACCAGCCTAACGATGTGGCGGAGCGCGATCCTCTGGGGTCAGTTTCAGGAACTGGAGGGGGCCGAACGGGCTCAGGCGGCGGGAGCAATGTTCGACAAATATGGACCCGGATTCGAGGGGACGGAATTGCGAAAAGGAAGAGACGTAACACCGCCAAGACTAGATCACACGCCGTCGCCTCAGATCGCCTATGCGATCACCATTTCGGAGTTTTCCGGCCGAAGCGAAGGGAGTTAG